GATGTTGGGAAATAGGTGTGTTACAttgattgattttcttatttatgTACAAGGGTGAGCCGAGCGAGTAGTGGGTTGTTTAAATTTGGTTCGATAACTTGATGAGACTAATGTTCTTTGATTTTATCATTCGACCCAATCTCAAAATCAAAGTTACAGATAATGAAATGAGCTCGATCGAGTATTGCAAATTTTGTAATATCGTATAATAAGCTTATCAAGATTCAATCTTGATATCGATCAGTAGTTCAATTCTGGCCAGCTTGAAAACTTAAGGAGCATCGGAAAAATATACTCGAACTTGACTTGCTTGTTGCGTGGAAGGATTGGAAACAAACTTTTAACGAGTCAAACAACAGTCGAACTTAATTTAACATCTAAGCTCTAGTCTGTGATATGTTTGTTACATATCAAGTGCTTAAGTAATATCCATGGCCTCTCTGTCACTCTCTTCCTCTGTTGTGGATTATATAACAAGATAAACCCCCATAATTTAGCAACTGATGATCTTTGGATACTCTTTCCCAAAATGCAGATGGTCAGCAATTGCAGCTAGATTACCCGGGCGAACCGACAACGAGATAAAAAACGTGTGGCATACCCACTTGAAAAAGAAGCTGATGATCAAAGAAAACCAGCTGGAAACCAAACTTGATCAAGAACCACAGCCCATGAATGATCAAGATCTAGGTCAAGTACTGACAAGGCTGGAAAGCCCACAACACTCGGCCAGtgacacctcctcctcctcctccgccacaaccaccaccacggcCGCCACATGCGTGGGCAATGATTCATTCGTCAACAGCTTCCATGAGATGGATGAGAATTTCTGGGCGGACGTATTGTCGGTTGATATTTCCGGTGATCTTCAATTCTCCCAACTTGATCATGGGGTGGAAAATGTCTGTGGGTACAATTCAAACACTATGCATGATGGTATGGACTACTGGTTCAACCTGTTTTCAACAGCAGGGGAAATGCAAGAGCTGCCAGGATTTTAGCTTAGCATTTACCACTTTTCCAATTATATACTTCAAGAACAGGAATAGTTAATTATGTATTAAGTAGTGGCTAATTAGTTTTAAAATGTAGGTTAATTATTCATGAACcaggcaaaaataaaattgtcaccatcttttgtatttgttgtgtttttcacaagaaaaatacaatatgtGTCATTGTGGTTGAAATGACTCGTGAAGCaacaataatatatatacaaggtTACACCAAATATATAATCATGATCTATTGCATTTTCCACAGGAAAAAATACAATAGGTGTTACTGTTGTTGGAAGGACTTGTGAAGCAACAATAATAACCTGACGACATTATACCCATTTTATAATCTGTTTTGCGTAAGCTCGCTCAAACATTTTTTAATTAGCTTAGTAATTGGCACAAAAGAACTCAACTTGATCTCAACTTTCTAGTTTGTATATGAAGCATGCAGGTCC
The sequence above is a segment of the Rhododendron vialii isolate Sample 1 chromosome 13a, ASM3025357v1 genome. Coding sequences within it:
- the LOC131313061 gene encoding transcription factor MYB4 — its product is MVRAPCCEKMGLKRGPWTPKEDRILINYISAYGHGNWRALPKQAGLLRCGKSCRLRWTNYLRPDIKRGNFSKEEEETIIKLHEMLGNRWSAIAARLPGRTDNEIKNVWHTHLKKKLMIKENQLETKLDQEPQPMNDQDLGQVLTRLESPQHSASDTSSSSSATTTTTAATCVGNDSFVNSFHEMDENFWADVLSVDISGDLQFSQLDHGVENVCGYNSNTMHDGMDYWFNLFSTAGEMQELPGF